In the Arthrobacter sp. CDRTa11 genome, CGCCAACACCAAGGCCGCGAGTATCTCCCGCGACGTACACCGAATGTTCCACCACTCCGGAGTAGACGGGACGAGCGGACACGGGGGAGACGGCGGCCCAGCCAACGATCCTTCCCTCCAGGGTTTCGGCGACAAGCCGATGGCCGGGGAGCCGGGAAGCGTCAAACCTGTCCCAGTCGGGCGCTTCGGACTCGAACGTGGCGTGGCCGGTCTCGATGCCTTCCTGGTAGATGCTCCGAACGGCCGGCCAATCCTCCCGGTGCAGGGAGCGGACGGTTATGGTTGCCGCCGCTGCAGTGGTCACAGGCTTTCCAGCAGTCCGGCGGTGCGCTCCAGCGCGCCGGGGACCAGCGAGTAGTAGGCCCAGGTTCCGCGTTTTTCACGGTGCAGCAGCCCGGCGTCGACGAGGATCTTCAGATGGTGGGACACCGTGGGCTGGCCAAGGTCCAGCGGTTCGGTGAGATCACAAACGCAGGACTCTCCGCCCTCTGCCGCTTTGACGATGGACAGCAGCCGCAGCCGGTTGGGGTCCGCCAGGG is a window encoding:
- a CDS encoding GNAT family N-acetyltransferase, whose translation is MTTAAAATITVRSLHREDWPAVRSIYQEGIETGHATFESEAPDWDRFDASRLPGHRLVAETLEGRIVGWAAVSPVSARPVYSGVVEHSVYVAGDTRGLGVGAALLRALSESTEAAGIWTIQASVFPENEASLKLHLANGYVVVGRRQRIAQMAHGPLNGTWRDTILIERRSPAF
- a CDS encoding ArsR/SmtB family transcription factor, whose protein sequence is MTSLPLLEPATDTACCPPAAPALGSAEAHSTAAVFKALADPNRLRLLSIVKAAEGGESCVCDLTEPLDLGQPTVSHHLKILVDAGLLHREKRGTWAYYSLVPGALERTAGLLESL